The DNA sequence TGAGGCGGCGGTACCGCGGCCGGCCGGTGTGGCTGCTGCTGGACAGCGCCCCGTGCCAGACGGCCGCCGGGAGCCAGGCCCTGGCCGGCGGGTTGGGCATCGAACTGGTCTGGCTGCCCAAGCAGGCCGCGGAGCTGAACGGCATGGACCAGCTGTGGAAGGAGCTGAAGCGGGAGACCCCGGCCAACCGCCAGTACGAGGGCATCGAGGAGCACGCCGACCAGGCCGAGCGGTGGGTCCTGACCCTGACCACGGCCGAGGCAATGCGGAAGGCCGGCATGCTGTCGAAGAACTTCTGGCTCGGGCATTTCCGAAAAGACTTTTGGCTACCTACTTAGCCCCGCAGGGGCGTAAGAGCGCTTACCGGCGGGACGTTCTTACGCCCCTACGGGGCTGGTCCTGCGTTTGCGGCGGCATCCCCACGGCTGGCGCCGTGGGCTAAAGTCTGCCGCCCCTCCGGGGCTTGTCGCCGCTCGGCGGCTGAAATGCGGGCGGCGGACGGCCACCGGAAAAGTGTCTGGTAGTCAGGTACTCCGGGAGAAGGGGGACGCTTTTCAGACAACATCACGCGGACCGCGTATTAGCACTACAGCGCTGAACTGTTCGTAAGTCTCTATGGTTGGTCAGTTCGATCCCAGTCTTTCGTCCGAAATCGCAGGTTCAGCGCT is a window from the Azospirillaceae bacterium genome containing:
- a CDS encoding transposase → MAKGAALLFMDWTLLRMFPPLRMAWGWRGRQVEVPVSGYNARRALFGTIDVRTGHRVVLRRKGTTQADFQAFLRELRRRYRGRPVWLLLDSAPCQTAAGSQALAGGLGIELVWLPKQAAELNGMDQLWKELKRETPANRQYEGIEEHADQAERWVLTLTTAEAMRKAGMLSKNFWLGHFRKDFWLPT